From Drosophila nasuta strain 15112-1781.00 chromosome X, ASM2355853v1, whole genome shotgun sequence, one genomic window encodes:
- the LOC132795838 gene encoding uncharacterized protein LOC132795838 yields MARMPYTWRQPAYPGDESDKRWIDPSLIVLCQNANVDGALPSLLDTLYEPIGRNLVASVFVHETLREEFMTKVRAGMTVMHRQVMRHALYQKALRRVECLGAETVTLLQPDDIGFEYSMVDGSPIIVCDFSQSYFSTQHPSTVVTLHTFRHSQELAELVAKEKLPFASATIWCPKMSAAYEIALFLDVSAVYINCADVSLLPIAEQHRNAEPFALLQGQHHYEVHMLSGRPKAIVFPAPLSEHLLAKK; encoded by the coding sequence ATGGCTCGAATGCCCTACACTTGGCGACAACCGGCGTATCCGGGTGATGAGAGCGACAAGCGTTGGATTGATCCCAGCTTGATTGTCCTCTGCCAGAATGCCAATGTGGATGGCGCATTGCCGTCGCTTCTCGACACATTGTACGAACCGATTGGCCGAAATCTTGTGGCCTCTGTTTTTGTTCACGAAACGCTGCGCGAAGAGTTCATGACGAAGGTGCGCGCTGGCATGACGGTGATGCATCGTCAGGTGATGCGGCATGCACTATACCAGAAGGCATTGCGACGAGTCGAGTGTTTGGGCGCCGAGACAGTGACATTGCTGCAACCGGATGACATTGGGTTCGAGTACAGCATGGTCGATGGATCGCCGATAATCGTGTGTGACTTTAGTCAAAGCTACTTTAGCACACAGCATCCAAGCACTGTGGTCACACTGCACACGTTTCGCCACAGTCAGGAGCTGGCCGAATTGGTAGCCAAGGAGAAACTGCCTTTTGCGAGTGCCACCATCTGGTGTCCCAAGATGTCGGCTGCCTACGAAATCGCCCTGTTCCTCGACGTATCCGCCGTCTACATCAATTGTGCCGATGTCTCGCTGCTGCCCATCGCCGAGCAGCATCGCAACGCGGAGCCATTTGCTCTGCTCCAGGGTCAGCATCATTACGAGGTGCACATGCTGAGCGGTCGCCCTAAAGCAATTGTCTTTCCGGCACCATTGTCGGAGCATCTGCTGGCGAAAAAGTGA